A genome region from Anaerolineae bacterium includes the following:
- a CDS encoding class I SAM-dependent methyltransferase, with protein MAHKNNDQHLAKALWKIYHRPGRPAPWSEGGNLPWDDPDFSERMLREHLDQSHGAASRVTGERLKQIDWLWQKLELFSGACLLDVTCGPGLYAVEFARRGCAVTGVDFGPASIAYARDLALSQGVAKQCTFAQKDIRQMNYGQASFDAAMFIYGQLSVFKKNEAQALLAQIARFLKPGGKLVVELLNQDRVDKNHNTWWFTDDKGLWGDKPFLHLGERFWDEAEAMSIERFHIIHLETGELEQIMLCDQTYTVETMIEMMKQAGFATVEVYPGWDNLPLYDAEEWVVYVAGKAS; from the coding sequence ATGGCGCACAAAAACAATGACCAACACCTGGCTAAAGCGCTCTGGAAAATATACCATCGCCCCGGCCGCCCCGCGCCTTGGAGTGAAGGCGGCAATTTACCCTGGGACGACCCAGATTTTTCGGAACGGATGTTGCGGGAACACCTGGACCAATCGCATGGAGCGGCCTCGCGGGTAACAGGCGAACGGTTGAAGCAGATTGATTGGCTGTGGCAGAAACTGGAATTGTTTTCCGGCGCATGTCTGCTGGACGTAACCTGCGGGCCGGGCCTTTACGCGGTAGAATTTGCCCGGCGAGGCTGCGCAGTAACCGGCGTTGACTTTGGCCCGGCTTCTATTGCTTACGCCCGTGATCTGGCTTTGAGCCAGGGCGTGGCCAAGCAGTGTACGTTTGCGCAAAAAGACATCAGGCAAATGAATTACGGCCAGGCCAGCTTTGACGCCGCTATGTTTATTTACGGCCAACTGAGCGTTTTCAAAAAAAATGAAGCCCAGGCTCTGCTGGCCCAAATTGCCCGGTTTTTAAAACCGGGGGGCAAACTGGTCGTAGAATTGCTCAACCAAGACCGGGTAGATAAAAACCACAACACCTGGTGGTTCACCGACGACAAGGGCCTGTGGGGTGACAAACCCTTTTTGCACCTGGGCGAACGCTTTTGGGACGAAGCCGAGGCTATGTCCATTGAACGGTTCCACATTATCCACCTGGAAACGGGAGAGTTAGAGCAAATTATGCTCTGCGACCAAACTTACACGGTTGAAACAATGATAGAGATGATGAAACAAGCCGGCTTTGCTACGGTTGAAGTTTATCCCGGTTGGGACAACCTGCCCCTGTACGATGCAGAGGAGTGGGTGGTGTACGTAGCCGGTAAGGCGAGTTAG